A single genomic interval of Nostoc commune NIES-4072 harbors:
- a CDS encoding 5-(carboxyamino)imidazole ribonucleotide synthase: MKRVGVIGGGQLAWMMADAAQKLGVELVVQTPSEDDPAVSIAKETVFAPVDDATATEILAQKCDVITFENEFVNLDALSVLVQQGISFRPRLEALAPLLDKYHQRCYLRDLGLPVPQFLALDKVENLKSQIEYLGFPVVLKSRRHGYDGQGTFIIQDFATLEQKLSYETTTTLNQSLFLLEEFIPFERELAIIAARSVEGEIVTYPVVETQQEQQVCRRVIAPAKITPNQVAEIQAIAHTLLNSLEVVGIFGIELFLSTNGKILVNEIAPRTHNSGHFSIDACETSQFEQHLRAVCGLPLGNPALQCAGAVMVNLLGYENSHSDYQSQRQQIAEIPQAHVHWYGKTESRPGRKLGHVTVLLDNQNREQAIANDIAHSIESIWYPR, translated from the coding sequence ATGAAACGTGTTGGTGTAATTGGTGGCGGACAACTTGCCTGGATGATGGCGGATGCAGCACAAAAGCTAGGAGTAGAATTAGTAGTACAAACTCCTAGTGAAGATGACCCGGCCGTGTCAATTGCTAAAGAAACTGTTTTTGCCCCAGTTGATGATGCAACTGCTACGGAAATATTAGCTCAAAAATGCGATGTTATCACCTTTGAAAACGAATTTGTTAACTTAGATGCTTTATCTGTTTTAGTACAACAAGGCATTTCTTTTCGTCCCAGGTTAGAAGCTTTAGCTCCTCTTTTAGATAAATATCATCAACGTTGCTATTTACGCGACTTGGGCTTACCTGTTCCCCAATTTTTAGCCCTTGACAAGGTAGAAAATCTTAAATCACAAATAGAATATCTAGGTTTTCCAGTAGTTTTGAAATCCCGCCGTCACGGTTATGATGGTCAAGGTACTTTCATAATTCAGGATTTTGCTACTTTAGAGCAAAAGCTAAGTTATGAAACTACAACAACTTTAAATCAATCACTTTTCTTGTTAGAAGAATTTATCCCATTTGAAAGAGAACTAGCAATAATTGCAGCTCGTTCTGTAGAGGGAGAAATTGTAACTTATCCAGTGGTAGAAACCCAACAAGAACAACAAGTGTGTCGGCGGGTAATTGCACCAGCCAAGATTACGCCTAATCAAGTAGCAGAAATCCAAGCGATCGCACATACTCTATTAAATAGCCTAGAAGTAGTGGGCATTTTTGGAATTGAGCTATTTCTAAGTACTAATGGCAAAATCTTGGTAAATGAAATTGCACCCCGCACCCACAATTCTGGGCATTTTTCTATTGACGCCTGTGAAACTTCGCAGTTTGAGCAGCACCTGAGAGCTGTTTGTGGTTTACCTTTAGGAAATCCAGCTTTGCAGTGCGCTGGCGCTGTAATGGTGAACCTACTGGGGTATGAAAATTCTCATAGCGACTACCAAAGCCAGCGTCAACAAATAGCAGAAATTCCCCAAGCGCACGTTCACTGGTATGGGAAGACAGAATCACGTCCTGGGCGGAAG
- a CDS encoding lmo0937 family membrane protein encodes MLSILWGIVVVLVAFWALGLALHIAGNLIHAVLLIAIALAIYNFFKARDV; translated from the coding sequence ATGTTGAGTATACTTTGGGGTATTGTTGTTGTACTGGTTGCTTTTTGGGCATTAGGACTGGCACTTCATATTGCCGGAAATTTAATTCATGCGGTGTTGCTTATAGCGATCGCTCTTGCTATCTATAATTTTTTCAAAGCGCGTGATGTGTAA
- a CDS encoding pentapeptide repeat-containing protein, protein MLWRQGLAFLLGIIIWCVADPAQAVDWTHPLSFSNAELSRRDFSGESLQAAEFSNANMELANFSNADLRGAVMSASVMTNANLHGADLTNAMVDQVNLTKADLSDAVFKEALLLRAIFNDVNIDGADFTDAILDRAQIKELCGKASGVNSKTGVQTRDSLGCQ, encoded by the coding sequence ATGTTGTGGCGGCAAGGATTGGCGTTCCTTCTAGGAATTATTATATGGTGCGTGGCTGATCCCGCACAGGCAGTAGACTGGACTCATCCGCTTTCATTTAGCAATGCAGAGTTGTCAAGGCGTGATTTTTCTGGTGAAAGCTTGCAAGCTGCGGAGTTTTCTAACGCCAATATGGAACTGGCTAACTTTTCTAACGCTGACTTGCGAGGAGCAGTCATGAGTGCTTCGGTGATGACAAATGCAAATCTCCACGGAGCAGATTTAACGAATGCAATGGTTGATCAGGTAAACTTGACTAAGGCAGATTTGAGCGATGCAGTTTTCAAAGAAGCTCTTTTGCTCCGCGCCATATTTAATGATGTGAATATAGACGGTGCAGATTTTACAGATGCAATTTTGGATAGAGCGCAAATCAAAGAACTGTGCGGTAAAGCCAGTGGTGTGAATTCGAAAACAGGCGTGCAAACTCGTGATTCTCTAGGATGTCAATGA